The sequence GCTTGTTCTGGCCCTCTCGGCCACGGCCTGGGTGGGCTACGCGCGGGTGGCGCGGGCGCTCGCCCTCTCCCTGCGAGGCCGGGATTTCGTGACGGCGAGCCGGGCCTGCGGGGCGGGAGGGGTCCACGTCCTGCGGCGCCACATCCTTCCCCACGCCCTCGGCATCCTCTGGGTGCAGGCGGCGGCGGGGGCGGCGTCGGTGATGCTGGCGGAGGCGGGGCTCTCCTTCCTGGGTCTGGGGATCCAGCCGCCGCACCCCTCGTGGGGCGAGATGCTCGCCACGGGTTGCGACTGCCTCCTGGAGGCGCCCCACCTGGCCCTCGTGCCGGGGGCCCTTCTCTTTTCCGCCGTATGGGCCTTAAATACTCTCGGGGAATCGCTCTCCGAGGGAATGGACCCGGGCAGGAGGCACCGTGTGGACGCTGTATAGAATTGCGGCATGGGCCCTGGCGCCCCTCTGGCTGCTCGTGTTGGCCCTGCGCCAGCGGGGGGCCTGGCGTCCCCTTCAGCGTCTGGGCTTTCTCGGCGCCCGATCGGACGGCCCCATCTGGATCCAGGCCGTGTCCGTCGGCGAGGTGCGCATCGGCCTCCGCCTGGCCCAGGCCCTCGCCTCCCGCGGCCTGCCCGTGGCGCTCACGACCACGACGGCGGCGGGGATGGCCCTGGCGCGCAAGGAGGGCCCCCCCGGCCTCGACCCCCACGCCTTTCCCCTGGACCTGGGCCCCTGCATGCGCCAGGCCCTTCGCTCCCTGCGCCCCCGCGCCCTGGTGCTCGTGGAGACGGAGCTGTGGCCGGCGCTGTTCCGGGAGGCCCGGCGGGCGGGCATCCCCGTCCTCATCGCAAACGGGCGCCTCTCGGACCGCGCCCTCTCACGCACCTTGCGCTTCAAGTCGCTCTACGCCCGGGCTCTGCAGGGCGTTCACGTGGCCGCCCAGACGGAGGAGCACGCCGCGCGCTTTCGCCTCCTGGGCGCCTGGCCTGAGCGGGTGACGATCCTGGGCAACCTGAAGTACGACCTCGCCCCGCCCCCCGCCTTCGAGGCGGCGCGTCAAGCCCTGGCGGCCCTCCTCCCCTCGGGGCCCCTGTGGGTCGCCGGATCCGTGCGGGAGGGTGAAGAAACCGCCGCGGCCCAGGCCCACGCCGAGGTCATGGCCCGCCTGCCCGGGGCGAGGCTCGTGCTGGCCCCCCGGCACCTCGACCGGGTCCCCGCGGCGTTGGAGGCGTGCTCCCGCGCCGGGCTCAGGGCGGCGAGGAGGTCGCGCCCGGGCCCGGAGGGATGGGACGTCCTCCTGCTGGACACCCTGGGGGAACTCTGGTCGGCTTACGCGCTGGGGGCGGCGGCCTTCGTGGGGGGGAGCCTCGTTCCTTTGGGCGGGCAGAACGTCCTGGAGCCCGCCTACCTCGGCCGCCCGGTCCTCTTCGGCCCGCACACGGAGAATTTCCGCGAGGATGCGGAGCGGCTCGTGGCGGCGGGGGGCGCCTTCCGCGTGGAGAACGCCTCGGAGCTGGCCTGGAGGGTCACGTCCCTCCTGCAGGACCCGCGCCTGGCGGAGGCGGCGGGCCTGAAGGCGCAGGCCGCGGTGGAGGCCCACCGGGGCGCGGTGGATCGCGCGGCGCGGTGGATCGCCGACGCCATCCCCGGCGTCTGAGGACGAGCCCGCGGAAGCTCTGTCAGCGGCCTACTCGGGCTTTGAAGGTGGGAAGCGGAGGGCCGCTCCATCCCAGAAAGCGGGCGCCTCGAGGGGAAGGGGCATCTTCCCGC is a genomic window of Acidobacteriota bacterium containing:
- a CDS encoding ABC transporter permease, which encodes MARGGGVSRKAAAALVLAWMAAAALAPLLAPAPYAGQDLEHRLEGPSARAWLGTDDLGRDVLSRALYGARVSLAVTAAALAIALVAGTLLGAAAGYWGGLLDQALGRTVDVLLALPGILLAIAVVAYVGRGFSPLVLALSATAWVGYARVARALALSLRGRDFVTASRACGAGGVHVLRRHILPHALGILWVQAAAGAASVMLAEAGLSFLGLGIQPPHPSWGEMLATGCDCLLEAPHLALVPGALLFSAVWALNTLGESLSEGMDPGRRHRVDAV
- a CDS encoding 3-deoxy-D-manno-octulosonic acid transferase; its protein translation is MWTLYRIAAWALAPLWLLVLALRQRGAWRPLQRLGFLGARSDGPIWIQAVSVGEVRIGLRLAQALASRGLPVALTTTTAAGMALARKEGPPGLDPHAFPLDLGPCMRQALRSLRPRALVLVETELWPALFREARRAGIPVLIANGRLSDRALSRTLRFKSLYARALQGVHVAAQTEEHAARFRLLGAWPERVTILGNLKYDLAPPPAFEAARQALAALLPSGPLWVAGSVREGEETAAAQAHAEVMARLPGARLVLAPRHLDRVPAALEACSRAGLRAARRSRPGPEGWDVLLLDTLGELWSAYALGAAAFVGGSLVPLGGQNVLEPAYLGRPVLFGPHTENFREDAERLVAAGGAFRVENASELAWRVTSLLQDPRLAEAAGLKAQAAVEAHRGAVDRAARWIADAIPGV